CCGGTCGAGGTGGTGCGGCGACTCAAGGCCGACACCGACGGTCAACTCGAAGTGGCCGGCGCGACGTTGGCGGCACCGCTCGTGCGGGCGGGGCTGGTGGACGAGTACCGAATGGTCATCGCCCCCACCGCGGTCGGCGGCGGCACTTCGTTCTTCCCGATGCTGCCATCGTGGATGCCGTTGCAACTGCTGGAGCATCGGGTGTTTCCCGGCGGCACGATCCTCCTGCGCTACGCGCCGAGAGATCGGTAAGACTCAGTGCGCAGCGGGCCGGAACATCGAATACACCACCGGCCCATCGGGTATCGATGTCGTGGCGGTGACGGCGAACCCCGACCGCTCGTAGAGGCGGACGTTGCGTTCATCCGACGTCTCCAACGCCGTGCCTGCGGCGGCGTCGACCGCGCTCACCGCCGCCAGCCCGGCCTCGACCAGCGCGCCACCCAGGCCCCGGCCCTGGCTGTCCGGGTGTACACCGAGGGTGGCCAGGTTCCATGCGTTCTCGGGTTGGGCCGGGATGTCCACCTGGCCAAGCACTTCCAGTCGATCACCGTGCAGATCGGCGACCTGCTGCTGGAAGTCCGGCGGCGGTTCGGGCGCATCGGGCGGCAGCAGCGCCAGCACGCCGCGCACCTCGTCGGCGACCAGCACGATGCCGTGCTGGAGTGCGAACTCCAGGTACAGCCGCTGCAGTCGCTCGAGGCGTTCGGCGTAGCCGTCCTGCGGAATCGACCACCTGGTCCACGGATAAGAATCGAAGGCCGCGGCCAGGGTGGCGGCCGCCGCTTCCAGATCCGTCGCTGCTGCGCGTTTGATGCGGTGACTCACCGCACACACCTCCATCGTGTCGTCTGCGTGCACGCAATGTTCGGCTGACAGCTTAGCCGTGGATATATAGGCGTCACGGAGCTGTCAGCGGAACATTGCGATCGGCTAGCGGCCGAGACGGGACCCCACCGGTATCTGGACCCGCTGCATCACCGCCCCGAAAGCGCTGCCGTGCAGGGTCGCCGCTGAATGAGCTGGGCCACGCGCGTATCTCAACCGTTCAGCGCGTCCACTATCTGTCGGGCGACCTCGGCCGGCGCCGCGTGTGCGGTGTCGATGACCTCCGCCTCGTCGTGCAGCCACGTTCTGGCTGCCTCCGCATAGGCGTCCAGATAGTCCAGACGGAACTCCGAAGGCCCCATGACGAGATCCTCATTGATCCTCGCACGCAGCGTGTCCTGGTCCGCATGCAGTACGAAATGCCGCACCGGCACGCCATAGTGCGCCAGGCCCTGACTGATCTCGCGCCAATACTGCTCCACCAACACCGTCATCGGCACCACCAACGGGCAGCCGGTGTATTCGACGAGTCGGCGGGCGGTCTCGACCACCAGCGGACGCCACGGCGGCCAATGCTGGAAGTTGTCCGTCTCGGGTAAACCGGGCTGGATGTTCATGAGCACCTCGCCGATCATCTCCGCGTCGAAGACCCGCGACCCGGCAATCAGTTGTTGGACGAGCGGGCTGGTCGTCGTCTTACCGACACCGTGAGTACCGTTGAGCCAGACGATCATCGCCAGTCCCAGCCCGCGCTATACGTACACCTTGGTCCGAACTGGGACATCACATCCCCTCCCCTGGGCTAACCGCGGTTGGCTCGCACAGCCTCGCGAATCAGGGCCTTGAAGGCCTCGGTGTCCAGTCGATCGTCTTCGCGCAGATCAATGGCGCGACGGACCGACGCGTCGAGACTGGCGTTGAACAGGTGGTCCGGATCGTTCACCGACGCGCCCGTGGCGAAGGTCAACTTGACCTTGTCCTTATAGGTCTCCACGGTGCAGATCACGCCGTCGAGGGAGAACGTGGGCACACCGTCGGGGTTGGACGGCTTGCGCCACTTGACCTCTTCGACGACATCGGGTTCGGCCTGGTTGATCAGAGACCGGAGCAGCTCGACACGATCGATACGCCAATCCGCACTCACGGCCGCCAATGTACTACCGAGCCCTAGACGTTGAACCGGAACTCGACCGTCTACCAGAGGCCGACCCGCCCGCAATGTTCCGCTGACAGCTCCACCATGGATAGATAGGCGTTGTGACGCTGTCAGCGGAACATTGCGAATGGCAGATCGCCTCGCTGGCCGGGCTCACACGTTGAAACGGAACTCCACGACGTCCCCGTCGGCCATCACGTAGTCCTTGCCCTCCATACGCACCTTGCCCGCGGCCTTGGCCGCGGCCATCGATCCGGCCTCGACCAGATCATCGAAGGACACCACCTCGGCCTTGATGAAGCCCTTCTCGAAATCGGTGTGGATCACCCCGGCCGCCTTCGGCGCGGTGTCGCCGCGGTGAATCGTCCACGCGCGGGCCTCTTTCGGCCCCGCCGTCAGGTAGGTCTGCAGGTTCAGGGTGTGGAAACCGGCCCGCGCCAACGCATCCAGCCCGGGCTCGGTCTGGCCGATGGACTCCAGCAACTCGGCCGCCGACTCGTCGTCTAGCTCGATCAGCTCGGACTCGATCTTGGCATCCAGGAACACCGCATCGGCCGGGGCCACCAACTCACGCAGCTCGGCCTTCTTGGCCTCGTCGGTGAGCACCGACTCGTCGGCGTTGAACACGTAGAGGAACGGTTTTGTGGTCATCAGGTTCAGTTCGCGAAGGACCGTGGCATCCGCCCCCGCCGAGAACAGGGTCTTGCCCGAATCGAGCACCGCCTGGGCGGCCACCGCGGCGTCGAGCAGCGGTTTGCGGTCCTTGTTGTTGCGGGCTTCCTTCTCCAGCCGCGGGACGGCCTTCTCCAATGTCTGCATATCGGCCAGGATCAGTTCGGTCTCGATGACCTCGATATCCGAGCGCGGATCCACCCGACCGTCGACGTGCACCACATCGTCATCGGCGAAGGCTCGCACCACCTGGCAGATGGCATCGCACTCGCGGATGTTGGCCAGGAACTTGTTGCCCAGCCCGGCCCCCTCGGAAGCGCCCTTGACGATGCCGGCGATGTCGACGAACGTCACCGGTGCCGGCACGGTCTTCTCCGAGCCGAAGATCTCGGCGAGCTTGTCCAACCGCGGGTCGGGCAGCGCCACCACACCCTCGTTGGGTTCGATGGTCGCGAACGGGTAGTTCGCGGCCAACACGTCGTTCCGCGTCAGCGCGTTGAAAAGGGTCGACTTGCCGACATTGGGGAGTCCGACGATTCCGAGGTTCAAGCTCACGGACTCCAGAGTCTAGAGGGTGTGACAGGCTCGCCAGCGCGTGCTGGCAGCGCCCACCCAGCGTCAGCCGGTACGGTCAACATGTGTCAGGTCAGCCCGAGCCGACGGAGTCGGTGTCCCACCGCGCCGTCCTCCCCCGCATCCCGGGCTGGCCATCGGGACTGCTGCCCTGGTGGGGCGCTGTTCTGGTGGCCGTCACGGCAACCCTGGTCGGCTTCGCCTACCACGCCGGCGCCGGCGCCGGCGAGCTCGGTGCGGTGTTCGCCACGTTCTATGTGTTGGGCTGCCTGGCGGCGGTTCTGCTGGTGCGTCGCTCCGGCATCTTCGCCACGGTCATCCAGCCCCCGCTGATCCTGTTCATCTCGGTACCGTCTGCGTACTTCCTGATGCACAGCGGCCAGATCAGCGGCCTCAAGGACGTCCTGATCAACTGCGGTTACCCCCTGATCGAGCGCTTCCCACTGATGTTCTTCACCTCGGTGGCGGTGCTGGCGATCGGCGGGGCGCGCTGGTACCTGGACAAGCAGAGCGCAGATTCCGCCGAGGTCTCCGAGTCCACTGGTTCCGACGGCCCCGATCTGGCCGAGCGTGTCGCCCGACGGCTGCGCCGCTCGCCGGATCCCGATGCCGAGGCGCAACCGCGCCCCGCTCGCCGATCGCGGCGACCCCGCGAGACCGCCGCCCGTGCCGCCCAAGAGCCCCGCCGCACCCGCACCGGCCAGCCGTCGCGCGCCCGGCACAACCGGCCGCCGGAGTCGGATATCGCGGCCTCGGCCGCCGCGGCCGACCGCCGCGAACGTGCCGCCACCCGGGAGCGTTATGGCCGTCCCCGTCCCGACGAGGAACTGCGTGCGGACCCGCCGCGGCGCGCACGCCGGACCCGTGATGCGGCCGCACGCGATCCACGCGAACCCCGTCAGCCCCGCCGCACGCCGCCACCGAGCCGCACCCGCGCCGAAGACACCCCAGATCCCTACGAGCGCCCGCGCCGCCGCCGCGAGTACGACAGCCCGTACGCCGATTACCAGCCCGGCTACCGGCCGCCTCGCCCCGAGGACCGCTATCCGGAGTACCCGGACTATCCGGAGCCGCCGCGTCGCGCCGCCACCGAGGGGGCACATCACCCGGTGTCACGGGTCCGCTATCGCAGCACCGACGACGAGCGACGCACCGAGCACCGCACCCGCCCGCGGGCCGGCCACCGTCGCGACGACTGGGACTAGCTAGGGCACGGCGCGCAGGAACGTGCCCGCCGCTTCGACCGCGGGCGCCGAACTCCCCGCATCGCTGACGAACACCGCCAGCGCCAGGTCACCGCGGATGCCGACGAACCAGCCGTGCGCATGGGTGTCGTCGATATATTCGGCGGTCCCGGTCTTGCCGAGCAGATCAGGGATGTCCTGCAGCGCCGTCGCGGTGCCACCGGTGATGGTTTCGCGCATCATCGCCCGCACCTGCTCGTCGACCGACGGCGGTAACGGTTCGGGCGTGCGGTCGGGCACACCCGGGGACCCCTGCACGATGGTCGGGGCGGGCACCGATCCCTTCGCCAGCGTCGCGGCCACCAGCGCCATCCCGAACGGCGAGGCGGTGACCTTGCCCTGGCCGATGCCCTCCTCGACGCGCAGCGCCGAGGTGTCCGCCGCCGGCACCGAACCGGTCACCGTAGTCATGCCGGGTGCGACGAAATCGATGCCGAGACCCAGTTGGGCGGCGGCCTTGGTCAGCCCGTCGGGCGGCAGGTTGACCGCGAGCCTGCCCATCGTGGTGTTGCAGGACCGCGCGAACGCGGTGTGCAGCGGCACCTCGCCGAGATCGAAATTGTCGTCATTGGGGATCTGGCGGCCCTCGATGTTCTCGGTGCCCGGGCAGCCCACGACGCTGTCCGGGGTGACCTGCCCGGCCTGCAGGGCGGCCGAGACCGTGACGGTCTTGAAGGTCGATCCCGGCGGGTACAGCCCGGTCAGCGCGATCGGGCCCTGCGCGTCGGCGGGCGCGTTCTGCGCGACGGCGAGCAGATTGCCGGTCGACGGCTGGATTGCCACAATGGCCGCGGGCGTGGTCAGCGATGCAAGGGCCGTCTCCCCGGCCAGCTGCATGCCGATATCGAGTGTGCTGGCGATATCGCCGACGGAGCCGGGGTCCTGCCCACCGACACGGGTGGGTCCGGTGGGGGTCTGCGCGGACACCGCCCAGCCGGCGGCCTCGTCGGTGCGCTGCTGCCACAGCTCGGACAATCCGGACAGGGTCGGCGAGGTCAGTGCGCGGTCGGTGGCCAGCAGCCGGGTCTGCGGGCGCAGGGTCACCTCCGGCAGCGCGGCCAGTTGGTCCCGGATAGGGGCGAGGTCCTCATCGCGCAGTGTGACGGCGGTGACGGGCGCCCCCTTGGCCAGTTCCCCGCCGAGCCACTCCGGAGTGACGGTCGGCGCGATCGGATTGACCAGTGCCGCAACGGCGTTGACATCGGCGCCGGGGGCGACGTCGACGAGGGTGACGATGTGCTGGGTGAGCAGGTCGGCACCGGTGCGATCGAGCACCCTGGCCGCCGGCTGTGGGGCCAGCGTGCCGAAGGACAGCGGGCCCTTGTCCAGACCGGGCGCGACGGTCGCCGCATCCCAGCGGACCTTCCAGTCATCGCCCTCGGCGGCGGCCGACCCGGTCGTGGTGTAGGTCCACTCGGTCGTCTTCTGCGGCCCGAACTTCCAGGTGGCCGCCAGCGTGAAGGTCGCTTTGTCCTCCTCGCGTCGCACCTCGGAGACCGCGAAACGGACATCGGTGCCCAGGCTGGCGTAGAGCGCGTCCAGGGTGCCCGAGGCAGCTGCGGCATCGGTGGTCAGCGCTGCTGCCGCGGTGGCGTCACCGCGGCTGAGTGCATCGGCGAACCCGTCGGTGGCATCGGCCAGCCGGTCGTCGCTGTCGCTACAGCCGGCCAGCAGGAGTACGGCCACCAGGACCGCGGGAATGATGCGTCGCAGAGAGCCCACAACGCCCGAACGTACCCGGGTCAGCCGCGCGGCGGACGGATCTCCCGCGGCAGGGCGAACACCAACGTCTCATTGGCCGTGGTCACGGGCTGCACAGTGGCGTAACCGTATTCGGCGAGTCGGTCCAGCACGCCGCGCACCAGGATCTCGGGCACCGACGCACCGGAGGTGACACCGACCGTCGTCACCCCGGAGAACCAGGCGGGATCGACATCGTCGGCGTAGTCGACCAGATGCGAGGCCTTGGCACCGGCCAGCAGCGCCACCTCGACCAGCCGCACCGAGTTCGACGAGTTCTTCGAGCCGACGACGATGACGAGATCGCATTCGGGCGCCATCGCCTTGACCGCGACCTGACGGTTCTGAGTGGCGTAGCAGATGTCGTCGCTCGGCGGGTCCTGCAGCGTCGGGAACTTCTCGCGCAACCGGCGCACGGTCTCCATGGTCTCGTCGACGCTCAACGTGGTCTGCGACAGCCAGATCACCTTGTTGGGATCGCGCACCGTCACCTTGTCCACGGCATCGGGATTGTCGACGACCTGGACATGGTCGGGGGCCTCACCGGCGGTGCCGACGACCTCCTCGTGACCCTCGTGGCCGACGAGCAGGATGTCGTAATCGTCGCGGGCGAAGCGTTTGGCCTCGTTGTGCACCTTGGTCACCAGCGGGCATGTCGCGTCGATGGTCTGCAGGTTGCGTTCGGCTGCCTCGACGTGCACGGTCGGGGCGACACCGTGGGCGGAGAACACCACGATGGCGCCCTCGGGCACCTCGTCGGTGCGCTCGACGAAGACGGCACCGGCCTTGGCCAGCGTGTCCACCACGTAGCGGTTGTGCACGATCTCGTGCCGCACGTAGATGGGGGCGCCGTGCTTCTCCAGCGCACGCTCGACGGTCTCGACGGCCCTGTCGACGCCCGCGCAGTAGCCGCGTGGCTCGGCCAGCAGCACGCGCTTGCCGTCAACCCGCGCGGCCACCGAGCTGGTGGCACCGGGAATTCCCATGTTGACGGTTGGTGGCATGCATCCAGGGTACTTACCCGCACCCGTCACGGGCCAGCCGTAGGCTGACCCCATGGCAACAGCACCATACGGAGTTCGATTGCTGGTGGGTGCGGCAGTGACCGCCCTGGACGAGACCCGCAAACTCCCCCAGACCATCCTCACCTATCCGATGACGGTGGCCAGCCAGCTGGCGCATCTGGTGATGAAGGTGCAGCAGGACGTCGCCGACCTGGTCAATCGCGGTGACGAGGCACTCGAGGAACTGTTCCCGCCCAAGGACGAACAGCCGGAGTGGGCGACGTTCGACGAGGACGAACCGCGCGATCGCTTCTCCGACGCCGCCGATGCCGACGACTCTGACGACCTCGCGTCGGTGACACGTCTCACCGGAGACAAGGTCGCCAATCGCTCCGAAGGCCGGTTCGCGCTGTTCAGCGAGGGCGAGGTTCGTCCGGAGGCGCCGGGGGCGGCCACCGCGCCGACGAGCAACGGCGAGGTTCCGGCGATCGTGGACAAGATCGGCTACGAGACGCTGACATTGGCGCAGCTGCGCGCCCGGTTGACCTCACTGAAGCTGACCGATCTGGAGGCGCTACTGGCCTTCGAGGAGGCCAACAAGGCACGCGCTCCGTTCCAGACGCTGATCGCCAACAGGATCACCCGCGCGTCGGCCAAGTGAGCGAGCCCGGCCAGTCCCCGGAGAACCCGTGGCCGGTCCGCGCGGTTGCGACACGGGTCGCCAAATGGATCGACCGGTTGGGCACCGTGTGGGTGGAGGGGCAGATCGCGCAGCTGACCATGCGTCCGGGCTCGAACACCGCGTGGCTGGTCCTGCGCGACCCGGCCGCGGACATGTCACTGTCCCTCACCTGCCCGCGGGACCTGGTGGCCAACGCGCCGGTCAAACTGGCCGAGGGTGTGCAGGTCATCGTCTATGGCAAGCCGCAGTTCTACACCGGCCGTGGGACGTTCTCGCTGCGGGTGACCGATATCCGCGCCGTCGGCATCGGTGAACTGCTGGCCCGTATCGAGCGGCTGCGCCGACTGCTGGACGCCGAGGGTTTGTTCGACCCGCGGCTCAAACGCCCCATCCCGTTCCTGCCCAACACCATCGGGCTGATCACCGGCCGGGCGTCGGCCGCCGAACACGACGTGATGGCCATCGCGTCGGCACGGTGGCCCGCCGTGCACTTCGAGGTCCGCAACACCGCCGTGCAGGGGCTCAACGCGGTGGCTCAAATCGTCGAGGCGCTGGCCGAGCTGGACGCCGATCCGCATGTCGACGTGATCATCCTGGCGCGCGGCGGGGGCAGCGTCGAGGATCTGCTGCCGTTCTCCGACGAGACGCTGTGCCGCGCCATCGCCGCGGCCACCACACCGGTGATCAGCGCCGTCGGCCACGAGCCGGACAATCCGGTCTGCGACCTGGTGGCCGATCTGCGCGCAGCCACCCCCACCGATGCCGCCAAGCGCGTCGTGCCCGACGCCGCCGCCGAGCAGGCCGGGGTGACCGAGATGCGACGGCGCAGTGCCCAAGCGTTGCGCAACTGGGTGCGGCGCGAGGCACACATCATCGAGGGGCTGCGCTCACGCCCGGTGCTGGCGCACCCCTTGCGGGCACTCGATACCCGCGCCGAGGAGATCGAGCGGGCGCGGGCCACCGCACGCCGAGACATCAATCGGATGATCGCGGTGCAGGCCGATCGGCTCGAGCATCTGTCCGCGCGGCTGAGCACGCTCGGACCGGC
The sequence above is drawn from the Mycolicibacterium neoaurum VKM Ac-1815D genome and encodes:
- a CDS encoding GNAT family N-acetyltransferase, whose amino-acid sequence is MEVCAVSHRIKRAAATDLEAAAATLAAAFDSYPWTRWSIPQDGYAERLERLQRLYLEFALQHGIVLVADEVRGVLALLPPDAPEPPPDFQQQVADLHGDRLEVLGQVDIPAQPENAWNLATLGVHPDSQGRGLGGALVEAGLAAVSAVDAAAGTALETSDERNVRLYERSGFAVTATTSIPDGPVVYSMFRPAAH
- a CDS encoding AAA family ATPase, encoding MIVWLNGTHGVGKTTTSPLVQQLIAGSRVFDAEMIGEVLMNIQPGLPETDNFQHWPPWRPLVVETARRLVEYTGCPLVVPMTVLVEQYWREISQGLAHYGVPVRHFVLHADQDTLRARINEDLVMGPSEFRLDYLDAYAEAARTWLHDEAEVIDTAHAAPAEVARQIVDALNG
- a CDS encoding DUF1801 domain-containing protein gives rise to the protein MSADWRIDRVELLRSLINQAEPDVVEEVKWRKPSNPDGVPTFSLDGVICTVETYKDKVKLTFATGASVNDPDHLFNASLDASVRRAIDLREDDRLDTEAFKALIREAVRANRG
- the ychF gene encoding redox-regulated ATPase YchF, giving the protein MSLNLGIVGLPNVGKSTLFNALTRNDVLAANYPFATIEPNEGVVALPDPRLDKLAEIFGSEKTVPAPVTFVDIAGIVKGASEGAGLGNKFLANIRECDAICQVVRAFADDDVVHVDGRVDPRSDIEVIETELILADMQTLEKAVPRLEKEARNNKDRKPLLDAAVAAQAVLDSGKTLFSAGADATVLRELNLMTTKPFLYVFNADESVLTDEAKKAELRELVAPADAVFLDAKIESELIELDDESAAELLESIGQTEPGLDALARAGFHTLNLQTYLTAGPKEARAWTIHRGDTAPKAAGVIHTDFEKGFIKAEVVSFDDLVEAGSMAAAKAAGKVRMEGKDYVMADGDVVEFRFNV
- a CDS encoding DUF6542 domain-containing protein; translation: MSGQPEPTESVSHRAVLPRIPGWPSGLLPWWGAVLVAVTATLVGFAYHAGAGAGELGAVFATFYVLGCLAAVLLVRRSGIFATVIQPPLILFISVPSAYFLMHSGQISGLKDVLINCGYPLIERFPLMFFTSVAVLAIGGARWYLDKQSADSAEVSESTGSDGPDLAERVARRLRRSPDPDAEAQPRPARRSRRPRETAARAAQEPRRTRTGQPSRARHNRPPESDIAASAAAADRRERAATRERYGRPRPDEELRADPPRRARRTRDAAARDPREPRQPRRTPPPSRTRAEDTPDPYERPRRRREYDSPYADYQPGYRPPRPEDRYPEYPDYPEPPRRAATEGAHHPVSRVRYRSTDDERRTEHRTRPRAGHRRDDWD
- a CDS encoding penicillin-binding transpeptidase domain-containing protein — protein: MGSLRRIIPAVLVAVLLLAGCSDSDDRLADATDGFADALSRGDATAAAALTTDAAAASGTLDALYASLGTDVRFAVSEVRREEDKATFTLAATWKFGPQKTTEWTYTTTGSAAAEGDDWKVRWDAATVAPGLDKGPLSFGTLAPQPAARVLDRTGADLLTQHIVTLVDVAPGADVNAVAALVNPIAPTVTPEWLGGELAKGAPVTAVTLRDEDLAPIRDQLAALPEVTLRPQTRLLATDRALTSPTLSGLSELWQQRTDEAAGWAVSAQTPTGPTRVGGQDPGSVGDIASTLDIGMQLAGETALASLTTPAAIVAIQPSTGNLLAVAQNAPADAQGPIALTGLYPPGSTFKTVTVSAALQAGQVTPDSVVGCPGTENIEGRQIPNDDNFDLGEVPLHTAFARSCNTTMGRLAVNLPPDGLTKAAAQLGLGIDFVAPGMTTVTGSVPAADTSALRVEEGIGQGKVTASPFGMALVAATLAKGSVPAPTIVQGSPGVPDRTPEPLPPSVDEQVRAMMRETITGGTATALQDIPDLLGKTGTAEYIDDTHAHGWFVGIRGDLALAVFVSDAGSSAPAVEAAGTFLRAVP
- a CDS encoding 4-hydroxy-3-methylbut-2-enyl diphosphate reductase translates to MPPTVNMGIPGATSSVAARVDGKRVLLAEPRGYCAGVDRAVETVERALEKHGAPIYVRHEIVHNRYVVDTLAKAGAVFVERTDEVPEGAIVVFSAHGVAPTVHVEAAERNLQTIDATCPLVTKVHNEAKRFARDDYDILLVGHEGHEEVVGTAGEAPDHVQVVDNPDAVDKVTVRDPNKVIWLSQTTLSVDETMETVRRLREKFPTLQDPPSDDICYATQNRQVAVKAMAPECDLVIVVGSKNSSNSVRLVEVALLAGAKASHLVDYADDVDPAWFSGVTTVGVTSGASVPEILVRGVLDRLAEYGYATVQPVTTANETLVFALPREIRPPRG
- a CDS encoding lipid droplet-associated protein; translated protein: MATAPYGVRLLVGAAVTALDETRKLPQTILTYPMTVASQLAHLVMKVQQDVADLVNRGDEALEELFPPKDEQPEWATFDEDEPRDRFSDAADADDSDDLASVTRLTGDKVANRSEGRFALFSEGEVRPEAPGAATAPTSNGEVPAIVDKIGYETLTLAQLRARLTSLKLTDLEALLAFEEANKARAPFQTLIANRITRASAK
- the xseA gene encoding exodeoxyribonuclease VII large subunit, which gives rise to MSEPGQSPENPWPVRAVATRVAKWIDRLGTVWVEGQIAQLTMRPGSNTAWLVLRDPAADMSLSLTCPRDLVANAPVKLAEGVQVIVYGKPQFYTGRGTFSLRVTDIRAVGIGELLARIERLRRLLDAEGLFDPRLKRPIPFLPNTIGLITGRASAAEHDVMAIASARWPAVHFEVRNTAVQGLNAVAQIVEALAELDADPHVDVIILARGGGSVEDLLPFSDETLCRAIAAATTPVISAVGHEPDNPVCDLVADLRAATPTDAAKRVVPDAAAEQAGVTEMRRRSAQALRNWVRREAHIIEGLRSRPVLAHPLRALDTRAEEIERARATARRDINRMIAVQADRLEHLSARLSTLGPAATLARGYAVVQLLDGSSSGQVLRSTADAPAGRQLRVRVADGALTAVSEGADEAH